From the genome of Bradyrhizobium sp. ORS 278:
GACGCATCGCGCGGAGGCTCCGTCGACCCCGGAGGATTCGCAGGTGGTCGTCGGCTGCGGCCGCGCGCTTGCCGGCGAGCAGATCGCCATCGTCGATCCCGAGAGCTGCAGGCGGCTGGCCTGCGACGAGGTCGGCGAGATCTGGGTGGCCGGCCCGAACGTTGCCCGCTCCTATTGGCGCAATCCGGAAGCGACCGTCGCGAGCCTGCGCGCGACCATCACAGGCGACGCTAGCGGGGTGTCCTGGCTGCGCACCGGCGATCTCGGCTTTCTCGATGCCGATGGCGAGCTGTTCATCACCGGCCGCATCAAGGATCTCCTGATCATCCGGGGCGTCAACCATTACCCGCAGGACATCGAGCACACGGTGCAGGCCACCGATCCGGCGCTGCGGCCGAACTGCGGAGCGGCGTTCTCGGTTCCGGACGAGGATGGCAGCGAGACGCTCGCCATCGTGCAGGAGGTCGAGCGCACCGAGCGCAAGCGGATCGATCTCGCCGAGCTCACGAGCATGATCCGGGAGCGCGTCACCGAGCAGCACGAGGTATTCGCGCGCCACATCGCGCTGATCCGCCCCGGGCAGCTGCCGAAGACGACCAGCGGCAAGATCCAGCGCCGACGGGCGCGGCAGATGTGGCTCGACGGACAGTTGCCGCCGCTCGACGGCGCCCAATGACGGATCGCGTCAGAACTCGATCCGCGCCGCCGCTGCATCGCGGAAGCTTGCGATGATGCCGCCATTGACGCGTCGCGCGATCGGCGCGCGATAGTGGATGAAGTCGAGGAAGTTGGCGGGATTTCGCGTCAGCGCATTGTCGACCCGGAAATCGATGAGGTTGCTGGACGCGCGCCCAGCGACGAGCTGTCGGAACGCGGCGTTGCACGCCTCGCGCTCGCGGGCGGCGCGGCTGCTGGGCGTCGGCAGGATCCTGTAGAAGGTCGGCGGCACCACCAGCACGACGCCCGTGTCCGGCAGCCGCCGCACGACCTGCTGCAAACGTTGCGCGAACGGGAACGTCATGTCGATCGCACCATCGAAGCGAGGCGACGGCGGCTGCGGCACGTCTGCGGGGGCTTGGCTGCCGGGCGGATAGTCGATCTCGTAGTCGGCATAGCCGTCGGCCGGCTCAGCGGCGCGAACGCCGCGCCAGATCTTGATGCGGCGGATCGCCAGATCGAAGGCGCGCCAGGTGAACAGATGCGCGGTGTAGTCGAGCACGCTGTCGCCATAAAGCCAGTAGGGAAAGCTGTCATTCGACGCCACGCCGTCGTCATGGGCGCACCAGGGATCATCGATGACGACGACCAGTCCCTGCGGCTTCGGATGGTGGCGGAGAAAGAAGTCGAGCACCGCGAGCTGCCCGTTGGGCGACGCGCCGGGAACGAACAGTTGCACGAAGCGGCGCCCCGTCGCGGACGACAGCGTCTCCGGCCGGATCAGCTGGGCGGTGGAGTTGCCGATGATCGCCGCATCGAAGCCGCCATCGCGCGCCCGGCTGGCCTGCGCCATCGCGACCCAGCTGTCGCCCGTCCCCTTGATGCCGAGCAGGCCGAAGCGGCCGCTGTCATAGGGATCGACCATGATCATCAGCGCCAGCACGAGCAAGGCGCCACCGCCAAGCGCAGCAAGGAACGCGGCGATGCAGCGGCCCCAGGCCGCCGGCGCGACGGCCTCAGAACTTGAAATAGATGAACTCATGGACATTACGCTCTCCGAGCTCGATCAACAGCGCCAGCACCGCTACGCCGAGCAGACAAGCCAAGCCGACATTCGGACGGCGCGTCAGCCGGGCGGCCACGTCCTGGCTGGCCGGTAGCAGCAGCGCGGCCAGGGTCGGGATCACGACCGGGAGCAGCCGCACGCCGCGATCGAACGGCGGCGGTGAGGCCAGTCCCTGGAACACGTGCCACGCCGCTTCCACCGAGCCGGCGCGGAAGATGACGCCGGTGCCCAGCACGACGAGAAAGGTCAGCAGCCAGCCGAGCCCCGCCGGCAGTCGCGGACCGAACCGACGCCACAGCGCGCAGATGACGACGGCCATGCCGTGCAGCGTGCCCCACAACACGAAGCTCCAGCTGGCGCCATGCCACAGGCCGCACAGGATCATGGTGATGAACATGGCCGCGAAATACTGCACCGCGAACAGCCGCCGCGGCAGCAGCCGGGCGTTGACCATCGGCCGGAACACGTAGTCGCGCAGGAACGCCATCAGCGTCATGTGCCAGCGCTGCCAGAAATCCTGCATGTTAGTGGCACGCAGCGGCGCGTCGAAATTGAACGGCAACCGCACGCCGAACAGCAAACCGAGGCCGATGGCGATGTCGGAGTAGCCGGCGAAGTCGTAGAGGATCTGCACCGACGCGAACGCTGCAAGCCACGCCTCGCCGGCCGGCAACGGGCCGCTCGCCGCCTGCGCATAGATCGGATCGAGCAGGCGGCCGAGCCGGTCGCCGAACATGATCTTCTCGATCAAGCCCCCGACGATGAAGACGATGCCGAGATAGAACCGCTGCTGCCATCCCGGCGCATAGATCCGTTGCCCGAACTGCCCCATCACCTCCGACCAGCGCGCCAGCGGCCCGGCGATCGCCTGCGGGAAAAAGGCGATGTACAGCGCATAGCGGTCGAGCGACGTCAACGGCGCCTTCCCCGCGCGCAGATCGGCCAGATACATGATGTGGTGGAAGGTGAAGAACGAGATGCCGAGCGGCAGCGCCAACTGCAGCGGCGGGAAATGATGGCCGATCAGCAGTCCGAGATTGGCAGCGGCGAAGTCGGCGTATTTGAACAGGCCGAGGACGACGAAATTGGCGAGGATCGCAAACGTCAGGATGCCGCGGGCCTTGAAGCGGGCGAACAGTCGCGCGGCGAGCCAATTGCCGAGGATGGAGGCGATCAGCAGCAGCAGGAACGGCGGATCGCCATAGCCGTAGAAGGCGAGCGACAGTCCTGCCAGCACGGGCATCCGCAACGACGGGAAGGGATCGGCAAGCCGCGCCAGCACGATGGCGACAGGCAGAAACACCAGCAGGAACGGATAGCCATTGAACAGCATCAGGCGGCGTCCCGCCCGCCCTGCTCAATCCCAAGACAATCAGCCATGCCCGAAATCGGGCGCGGCTTCGGCCGGGTGCGCCGTCATGCGCGCGGTGATCCGCTCCGGCGCGGGCACCTTGACGTTCCAGGCGAGACCGGCGGCCTCGAGCGCCCTGATGAACAGAAAGCCGAGATCGAATTCGGACCAGCGCAGGCCGAACGCGGCCGAGTACGGAAAGGCATGATGATTGTTGTGCCAGCCCTCGCCCCAGGCGAGCCAGGCCATGACACCGAGATTGCGGCTGTTGTCGCCGCGGGTCTGGAACGGGCGGCTGCCGAGCATATGGTTGAGCGAGTTGATCGCCGACATCGTCTGCTCGACCACGAACATCCGCACGACACCGCCCCACAGGAAGCCCGTGAGCACGCCCCATACGCTCGCCGAGATCAGCCCGCCGAGGACGGCGGGAATGGCGAGGCCGAGCAGGACCCACGCGTAGTAATAGCCGTTGACGTTCACCCAGCTGCGCCGGGCGATCAGATCCGGCACATAATGCGCGACATTGGGATAGTCGTGCTCGACCATCCAGGTGAGCTGGGCATGGACGAAGCCGTGCAGCCGGCGGCGCCAGCCGGCGCCGTGCAGGTTCGGCGAATGCAGATCGCCGTCGTGGTCGGACAGCTCGTGATGGCGGCGATGCATTGCGGCCCAGGAGATCATAGGTCCCCTGCCGGCCATCGATCCCATGACGATCAGGAGATTGCTGACCCAGCCCGTGGTGGTGAAGGCGCCGTGAGTGAACAGGCGATGATAGCCGACGGTCAGGCCGAGGCCGGTGACCAACCACATCGCCGCGAACAGGCCGATTTCCATGCCCCCGATCGGCCGGACCGCCAGCAGCGCCAGCGCCGCTAGTGTACCGACGAAGGGCAGCACGTCGAACAGGATGAAGTGGCGTCGCTGCAGCCGATGCAGATGTCGGCCCCTGAGCACTCGATTGTCGCGCATGGCCTTCCAAAGATCATCAAACAATGCACGACAAAGTACACGCTTCGCGGCATGCTGCAACCGCGAGGAGGTGCTCCCTCGCAAGGAGGGCGGGAAGTGTGGCGGAAGCGCCGCTACTCGCCGTCGCGCAGCCGCCGGTATACCGCTCCCAGAATGTTCGAATAATCGTCGGTCCAGACCCGTTCGCCGTCGGTCGGCTCGGTCTCGGTCCATTTGTCCGAGGAGGCGAGCTTGCCGACATCCGCTTCCTCGCGGGCGCTCACGACGACGTCGGTGGAGAAGATGTACTCGTCGTCGCGACCGGAGTCCTCGTTGTAGACCCAGCTCTTCATGTCGTTGGCGTCGGCGATGCCGACGACGACGCTCTCCAGCTCCAGATGGCGGTTGGACACGTGCATGACGACCGCGCCTTGCGGCGCCAGCTTGGCCTTGTAGATGGCCATCGCCTCCTCCGTGGCCAGATGAATCGGGATCGCGTCCGAGGAATAGGCATCGACGATGATCAGGTCGTAGACACCATCCGGCTCCTTGGCGAAAGTCAGCCGGGCGTCGCCGATGACCGGCTTGAAGTCCGGCGCGCAGTTCTTGATGTAGCTGAAATATTTCGGATCGCTCGCGGTATCGACCATGGTCTGGTCGATCTCGAAATACTTCCAATCCTCGCCGGGCTCGGCGGCGCAGGTCAGCGTGCCCGAACCGACGCCGATCACGGCGACCTTGAGCGGTGCGCCCTTGCGCTCGCGGATCGCGGTGATGGCGCGGCCGATGCCGCCGTCCTTGTGATAATAGGTGATCGGCTCGGGACGCCCGGTGACCTTGGAGCCGTCGGCGTTGAGATATTTCTCCGCGCCGTGGATGGTCGTGCCGTGCATCAGCACGTGGTAGTGACCGTCCGAGGTGACCACGATCTTGTGCACGCCAAAGAAGCTGCGCACGGTCTCGACACGGCCGTCATCGGCCGGATAGGCACGGATCAAGACCAGCGCCAGCGCGGCCGTCGCGAACACCTTCCAGCGGCCGGCATTGAGCAGCAGCGCGAGCAATGCCGCGAGCGCGCCGACGGCACCCGCCACCCAGACGCGATGATCCTCGAGATAGGTCGTGACTTTCCCCGTCATGCTGGCCGGCGCCAGCAGCGCCAGGGCGATCACCGCCAAAGGGATCCAATACCAGCGCGTGATCTTGGGCAGACGCTCATCAGCCGCGGGGCGGCACAGCGCAGCCAGTGCCAGCAGGATCGGATACTCGGCCACCCAGGAGAAGGTGAAAGGCGCGATCAGCCCCGCGAACAGGCCACCGACCATGCCGCCGAACGACAGCGCGACATAGAAGCCGGTGAGATATCTGGCTGCCGGACGCGTGCGGGCCAATTCGCCATGGCAAGCCATGGCGATGATGAAGAAGCACAGTTGGTGACCGCCGAGCGTGAGCGCGAGATTCTGCTCACCGCCGAAGGCCAGCAGCACGACGACGCCGGCGATCGCGAGCGGCTGCAGCGCCAGCATCCATTTGTGCGGCAGCACCGGCCGCGACTGGAACACCAGCACCCAGGTCAGCAGATACAGCGACAGCGGCAGCACCCAGAGCAGCGGCGCCGCCGCGACGTCGGTCGAGATGTGCGCCGTCACCGCGATCAAGAGACCGGACGGTACGGCCGCGAGGAAAATCCAGCGCAGGCGCAGCAGCCATGAAGGTGCCGGCGCGTCGCCCACATCGGTCTGCAGCAGGCTCGCGACCGTCACGGGTGAGCGCAGCAGCAGCACACCGCAGCCGGCGATCAGCGCGATCAGCAGGCCATAGCCGCCGGCCCAGATCAGGTTCTGCATGCGCAGGCTGAAGATCGGCTCGATCAGCAACGGATAGGACAGCAGCGCCAGGAAGCTGCCGATGTTCGACGAGGCGTAGAGAAAATACGGGTCGGGACCGGCCGGGTGGCCGGTGCGCACGAACCACGCCTGCAGCAGCGGATTATTGGCGGCGAGCGCGAAAAACGGCAGGCCGATCGACGCAGCGAACAGTCCGAGCAGCCACAGCGCATAGCCCGACGTCGGCGGATCGCCCCAGTGCCCGGCGATCGACAGCGGCAGGCTGAGCAGCGCGAAGCCGAGTAGCAGCAGGTGAATGGCGATCGGGATCACCCGGCTGCGCAGCTGGGTCAGAAAATGCGCATAAGCATAGCCGGCGAGCAGCAGCGCCTGGAAGAACACCATCGCCACCGACCATACCGCCGGCGAGCCGCCGAGCCGCGGCAGCACCATCTTCGTGAACAGCGGCTGCACCGAGAACAGCAGCAATGCGCTGACGAAGATGGCGGCGGTATAGACCACGAGCACCAGCCGGTTGCGGGCGGCGGAGGGCTGAGCGACGGCGGCGGTCGAGGCGATCGAGGTCATGGTAACTCCAGCAGCGGGACGGCCGGTCTCAGGTGAGCTGGCCCGGCCGCGACGTGCAGACGACACATAGCGGATCGAGGGGCGGTATGGCGAGGAGCTGCGGCAAAACCGAGTTCCCCTTGACGCGGCGACGATCCGGGGCGACAGCACCATCTCGTCGCGGTTCCCGGCGACCCGCACAGCCGGTGATTAATCAGGGCTTTTTGAAGCGCACATGAACGAAACCGACGTGATCATCATCGGCGCGGGCCATAACGGCCTGACCTGTGCGGCCTATCTGGCGATGGCCGGCCTGCGCGTGCACGTCGTCGAGCGCCGCAAGGTCGTCGGCGGCGCGGCGGTGACCGAGGAGTTTCACCCGGGCTTCCGCAACTCGGTGGCGTCCTACACGGTGAGCCTGCTCAATCCGCGCGTCATTGCCGACCTCAAGCTGCACCAGCACGGGCTCGAGATCGTCGAGCGTCGCGCGCAAAACTTTCTCCCCGCGCCGGATGGCCGCTATCTGCTGACCGGCGAAGGTCGCACACAGGCGTCGGTCGCGCGGCTCAGCCCGCGCGATGCGGAGGCCATCGGCCCCTTCTCCGAACGGCTCGAGGCGATCGCGGACGTGCTGCGCAGCCTGGTGCTGCGCGCTCCGCCCAATCTGGTCGCGCAATTCGGCGTGGGCGCGATCCGCGAAGCGTTCAACGCGCTCGGCACCGCCAATGCGCTGCGCGCATTGTCGCTGGAGCAGCAGCGCGATCTGCTCGATCTGTTCACGCGATCGGCCGGCGAGATGCTCGACGAGATCTTCGAGACCGATCTGGTCAAGGCGCTGTTCGGCTTCGACGCCATCGTCGGCAACTATGCCAGCCCCTACGCCGCCGGCTCGGCCTATGTGATG
Proteins encoded in this window:
- a CDS encoding MBOAT family protein, encoding MLFNGYPFLLVFLPVAIVLARLADPFPSLRMPVLAGLSLAFYGYGDPPFLLLLIASILGNWLAARLFARFKARGILTFAILANFVVLGLFKYADFAAANLGLLIGHHFPPLQLALPLGISFFTFHHIMYLADLRAGKAPLTSLDRYALYIAFFPQAIAGPLARWSEVMGQFGQRIYAPGWQQRFYLGIVFIVGGLIEKIMFGDRLGRLLDPIYAQAASGPLPAGEAWLAAFASVQILYDFAGYSDIAIGLGLLFGVRLPFNFDAPLRATNMQDFWQRWHMTLMAFLRDYVFRPMVNARLLPRRLFAVQYFAAMFITMILCGLWHGASWSFVLWGTLHGMAVVICALWRRFGPRLPAGLGWLLTFLVVLGTGVIFRAGSVEAAWHVFQGLASPPPFDRGVRLLPVVIPTLAALLLPASQDVAARLTRRPNVGLACLLGVAVLALLIELGERNVHEFIYFKF
- a CDS encoding acyl-CoA desaturase translates to MRDNRVLRGRHLHRLQRRHFILFDVLPFVGTLAALALLAVRPIGGMEIGLFAAMWLVTGLGLTVGYHRLFTHGAFTTTGWVSNLLIVMGSMAGRGPMISWAAMHRRHHELSDHDGDLHSPNLHGAGWRRRLHGFVHAQLTWMVEHDYPNVAHYVPDLIARRSWVNVNGYYYAWVLLGLAIPAVLGGLISASVWGVLTGFLWGGVVRMFVVEQTMSAINSLNHMLGSRPFQTRGDNSRNLGVMAWLAWGEGWHNNHHAFPYSAAFGLRWSEFDLGFLFIRALEAAGLAWNVKVPAPERITARMTAHPAEAAPDFGHG
- a CDS encoding spermidine synthase encodes the protein MTSIASTAAVAQPSAARNRLVLVVYTAAIFVSALLLFSVQPLFTKMVLPRLGGSPAVWSVAMVFFQALLLAGYAYAHFLTQLRSRVIPIAIHLLLLGFALLSLPLSIAGHWGDPPTSGYALWLLGLFAASIGLPFFALAANNPLLQAWFVRTGHPAGPDPYFLYASSNIGSFLALLSYPLLIEPIFSLRMQNLIWAGGYGLLIALIAGCGVLLLRSPVTVASLLQTDVGDAPAPSWLLRLRWIFLAAVPSGLLIAVTAHISTDVAAAPLLWVLPLSLYLLTWVLVFQSRPVLPHKWMLALQPLAIAGVVVLLAFGGEQNLALTLGGHQLCFFIIAMACHGELARTRPAARYLTGFYVALSFGGMVGGLFAGLIAPFTFSWVAEYPILLALAALCRPAADERLPKITRWYWIPLAVIALALLAPASMTGKVTTYLEDHRVWVAGAVGALAALLALLLNAGRWKVFATAALALVLIRAYPADDGRVETVRSFFGVHKIVVTSDGHYHVLMHGTTIHGAEKYLNADGSKVTGRPEPITYYHKDGGIGRAITAIRERKGAPLKVAVIGVGSGTLTCAAEPGEDWKYFEIDQTMVDTASDPKYFSYIKNCAPDFKPVIGDARLTFAKEPDGVYDLIIVDAYSSDAIPIHLATEEAMAIYKAKLAPQGAVVMHVSNRHLELESVVVGIADANDMKSWVYNEDSGRDDEYIFSTDVVVSAREEADVGKLASSDKWTETEPTDGERVWTDDYSNILGAVYRRLRDGE